From one Geoalkalibacter halelectricus genomic stretch:
- a CDS encoding M15 family peptidase produces the protein MRAAAVRLMQQLLVDEGFAPGPIDGKLGPQTYVEVDKALARDPSGLPQDWQAWSSRRKAVAFVQLQCKARAIEVGKIDGFWGPQTDYAADTLAFMLENGEPPRLWRDEVPLDINPNHWPKQREADLMEFFGPTGGNQVRLSLPYPHRLAWDLRTSVNAISCNAKVHDSLARVLHKVRDHYGLDGIRELHLDRWGGCLNVRKMRGGSQWSMHSWGIALDYDPERNQLRWGRDRAVFARPEYDAWWRFWEEEGWTSLGRSKNYDWMHIQATKL, from the coding sequence ATGAGAGCAGCGGCAGTGCGACTGATGCAGCAACTTCTGGTCGATGAGGGGTTTGCCCCGGGACCCATCGACGGAAAACTCGGTCCCCAGACCTATGTTGAGGTGGATAAGGCCCTGGCGCGGGATCCAAGCGGTCTGCCGCAGGATTGGCAGGCCTGGAGCAGTCGCAGGAAGGCGGTGGCCTTTGTGCAATTGCAATGCAAGGCCCGCGCGATCGAGGTTGGAAAAATCGATGGATTTTGGGGGCCGCAGACCGATTATGCGGCCGACACCCTGGCTTTTATGCTTGAAAATGGAGAACCGCCCCGATTGTGGCGCGACGAGGTGCCCCTCGACATTAATCCCAACCACTGGCCGAAGCAGCGCGAAGCGGATCTGATGGAATTTTTCGGACCCACCGGCGGCAATCAGGTGAGGCTTTCCCTGCCTTACCCTCATCGCCTGGCCTGGGATCTGCGCACCAGTGTCAACGCCATCTCCTGCAACGCCAAGGTTCATGACAGCCTTGCGCGGGTTTTGCACAAAGTGCGCGATCATTATGGCCTGGATGGGATCAGGGAATTACACCTGGATCGCTGGGGTGGCTGTCTCAACGTGCGCAAAATGCGCGGCGGCAGCCAATGGTCCATGCATTCCTGGGGAATTGCCCTGGATTACGATCCGGAGCGCAACCAACTGAGGTGGGGGCGCGACCGCGCGGTTTTTGCCCGCCCTGAGTACGACGCCTGGTGGCGGTTTTGGGAAGAGGAAGGATGGACCAGCCTGGGGCGAAGCAAAAACTATGATTGGATGCACATTCAGGCGACGAAACTCTAA
- the dxs gene encoding 1-deoxy-D-xylulose-5-phosphate synthase, translated as MSLLDTLTSPAQIRNLNPAELEELAADIRRELVDTVAVTGGHLASNLGVVELTLALHRVFDTPRDRIVWDVGHQAYTHKLLTGRRERFCSLRQADGLSGFPKREESEFDCFDVGHASTSISAALGLACARDAMGGDEKVVAVIGDGSLTGGLAFEGLNQAGHLKKDLIVVLNDNEMSISPNVGAISSFLSRKMTSDLFVRFKKETQNLLTHLPGFGRELVNLARRAEDSLKGFLTPGMLFEAFGFDYVGPIDGHNLTELEETLTNVSRLKGPSLVHVVTRKGKGYAPAEANPSLFHGVGPFDAASGEVHKPPGAPPSYTSIFGRTLVEMAEADSRLIAITAAMIEGTGLQDFAKRLPERFYDVGIAEQHAVTFAAGLACHGQRPVVAIYSTFLQRAYDNVLHDVCLQNLPVIFAMDRGGLVGADGPTHHGVFDYSYLRHIPNLTFMVPRDEVQLCRALATGLAHGGPFAFRYPRGESQGLKLPEEISPAPIGQGEKLREGKDGVFFALGTMVGEALEAAEELTKEGIEMAVVDACFLKPLDRTLLLAEAQRTGFVVTCEENVLQGGFGSAVLELFEETAVEARVLRVGLPDVFVDQGTQKELRARHDIDAPGITRRVRAALGRPRQSAAG; from the coding sequence ATGAGTCTTCTTGACACTCTGACATCGCCCGCCCAGATCAGAAACCTCAACCCCGCCGAACTCGAGGAGCTGGCGGCGGATATCCGCAGGGAGTTGGTCGATACCGTGGCCGTGACCGGCGGCCACCTCGCCAGCAACCTCGGTGTGGTGGAACTGACCCTGGCCCTGCATCGGGTGTTCGATACACCGCGCGACCGCATCGTCTGGGATGTCGGCCATCAGGCTTACACCCACAAGCTGCTCACCGGCCGCCGTGAGCGTTTCTGTTCCCTGCGTCAGGCCGACGGCCTGAGCGGCTTTCCCAAGCGCGAGGAAAGCGAATTCGATTGCTTTGACGTCGGGCACGCCAGCACCTCCATTTCCGCGGCCCTGGGGCTGGCCTGTGCCCGCGACGCCATGGGTGGCGATGAAAAGGTCGTCGCGGTCATTGGCGACGGCTCGCTGACCGGCGGGCTGGCCTTTGAAGGACTCAACCAGGCCGGTCATCTGAAAAAGGATCTCATCGTCGTGCTCAACGACAACGAGATGTCCATCTCGCCCAATGTCGGAGCGATTTCCTCCTTTCTCAGCCGCAAGATGACTTCCGATCTGTTCGTACGCTTCAAAAAGGAAACGCAGAACCTGCTCACCCATCTGCCCGGCTTCGGTCGTGAATTGGTCAACTTGGCGCGCCGCGCCGAGGATTCCTTGAAGGGGTTTCTCACCCCCGGCATGCTCTTCGAGGCGTTCGGCTTTGACTACGTCGGTCCCATCGACGGGCACAATCTCACTGAACTCGAAGAGACCCTCACCAACGTTTCGCGCCTCAAGGGGCCGTCCCTGGTGCATGTGGTGACGCGCAAGGGCAAGGGCTATGCCCCGGCCGAGGCCAATCCGTCACTGTTTCACGGGGTCGGGCCCTTCGACGCCGCCAGCGGCGAGGTGCACAAGCCCCCCGGTGCTCCGCCCAGCTACACCTCCATCTTCGGCCGCACCCTGGTCGAGATGGCCGAGGCGGATTCGCGCCTGATCGCCATCACCGCCGCCATGATCGAAGGCACCGGTCTGCAGGATTTCGCCAAACGCCTTCCCGAGCGCTTCTACGATGTCGGCATCGCCGAGCAGCACGCCGTGACCTTCGCTGCCGGGCTCGCCTGCCACGGCCAGCGTCCCGTGGTGGCCATCTACTCGACCTTTTTGCAGCGTGCCTACGATAACGTGCTGCATGACGTCTGCCTGCAGAATCTGCCCGTGATCTTCGCCATGGATCGCGGCGGCCTGGTCGGCGCCGACGGCCCCACCCATCACGGGGTGTTCGACTACTCCTATCTGCGCCACATTCCCAATCTCACCTTCATGGTGCCGCGCGACGAGGTGCAACTATGTCGCGCCCTGGCCACCGGCCTGGCTCATGGGGGGCCGTTCGCCTTTCGCTATCCGCGCGGTGAATCCCAGGGCCTCAAACTGCCCGAAGAGATTTCCCCGGCCCCCATCGGCCAGGGGGAAAAGCTGCGTGAGGGCAAGGACGGGGTGTTCTTCGCCCTGGGCACCATGGTTGGCGAAGCGCTGGAGGCCGCCGAGGAGTTGACCAAGGAAGGCATTGAGATGGCGGTGGTCGATGCCTGCTTTCTTAAGCCTCTCGACCGTACCCTGCTGCTGGCCGAAGCGCAGCGCACCGGTTTCGTCGTCACCTGCGAGGAAAACGTTTTGCAGGGTGGCTTTGGTTCCGCCGTGCTGGAACTTTTCGAAGAAACCGCCGTCGAGGCGCGCGTCCTGCGCGTGGGCCTCCCCGATGTCTTTGTCGATCAGGGCACCCAGAAAGAACTGCGCGCCCGCCACGACATCGACGCCCCCGGCATTACCCGGCGGGTACGCGCCGCTCTGGGGCGCCCACGGCAGAGCGCGGCAGGGTAG
- a CDS encoding ParA family protein, with the protein MTGPYVITISSEKGGVGKTTLATNLAIYLKALAEDLPVTLVSFDNHFSVDRMFRIGRAAAAGTVRDLLGGTPPEDLAELGQYGVQFIPSWRDVEELRRQVRTVADLGLVMAASALSGVLIIDTRPDLDILTRNALFAADRVIVPVKDAPSLENCRHLHEFFDRCGLPRRTLRLLPCLIDSRIRFDGPFKNTSELLRAYAINRGYRCFEGFISKSPKVESLNTNPEGRIYPVLTYGRNTEVHGQFMDLARQIYTDMGNSPTLRAQQIALAVEKRRKTEQAEPVETPHLAPGS; encoded by the coding sequence ATGACGGGGCCTTATGTAATTACCATTTCAAGTGAAAAAGGCGGGGTCGGCAAAACCACCCTGGCCACCAATCTGGCCATCTATCTCAAGGCCCTGGCCGAAGACTTGCCCGTCACCCTGGTGAGTTTCGACAATCATTTTTCGGTGGACCGCATGTTTCGGATCGGGCGCGCCGCCGCGGCCGGGACGGTCCGTGACCTGCTCGGCGGCACCCCGCCGGAGGATCTGGCGGAACTCGGTCAATACGGCGTCCAGTTCATTCCCAGTTGGCGCGACGTGGAGGAACTGCGCCGTCAGGTGCGTACCGTTGCCGATCTCGGTCTGGTCATGGCGGCTTCGGCCCTCAGCGGGGTATTGATCATCGACACCCGCCCGGACCTCGACATCCTCACCCGCAACGCTCTGTTTGCCGCGGACCGGGTGATCGTCCCGGTCAAGGATGCCCCCTCCCTGGAAAATTGCCGCCACCTGCATGAGTTTTTCGACCGCTGCGGGCTGCCGCGCCGCACCCTGCGTCTGCTGCCCTGCCTCATCGACTCGCGCATCCGCTTCGACGGACCGTTCAAGAACACCAGCGAGTTGCTGCGCGCCTATGCCATCAATCGCGGTTATCGCTGCTTCGAGGGCTTTATTTCCAAAAGTCCCAAGGTTGAATCCCTCAATACCAACCCCGAGGGCCGCATCTATCCGGTTCTGACCTACGGCCGCAACACGGAAGTGCATGGCCAATTCATGGATCTTGCCCGCCAGATCTACACGGACATGGGCAATTCCCCGACTCTGCGCGCCCAGCAAATCGCCTTGGCCGTGGAAAAGCGGCGCAAAACCGAACAGGCCGAACCGGTCGAGACACCACACCTCGCCCCCGGCTCCTGA
- a CDS encoding ion transporter, translating to MEAVFSSGRDWRARLQAKLESRRVQRFIIAVIILNGIVLGLETEPRAMASFGETLRFLDRICLGIFVVEIGLFLVAMGPRFFRDPWRVFDFIVVGIALLPAAGAFAVLRSLRVLRVLRLVSAAPQMRSIVRALLSAIPGLSSICLLLMLIFYVAAVIATNLFAASFPEWFGSIGASMYTLFQVMTLESWSMGIVRPVLEVYPYAWVFFIPFIMTMTFTMLNLFIAVIVNAIQVQSESAQKEQIVKIEEITQHSESSLHGDIARLRGEIRELKTLLGRVHALPLGTRAGEKGTARE from the coding sequence ATGGAAGCAGTCTTTTCCTCGGGCAGGGACTGGCGCGCCCGGCTTCAGGCCAAACTTGAATCGCGTCGGGTGCAGCGCTTCATCATCGCCGTCATCATTCTCAACGGCATCGTACTGGGGTTGGAAACCGAGCCGCGGGCCATGGCCTCCTTCGGTGAGACCCTGAGGTTTCTCGACCGGATCTGTCTGGGAATCTTCGTTGTCGAGATCGGCTTGTTTCTGGTCGCCATGGGGCCGCGCTTTTTTCGTGATCCCTGGCGGGTCTTTGATTTTATCGTCGTGGGGATTGCGCTGCTTCCTGCCGCGGGCGCCTTCGCGGTGCTGCGCAGTCTGCGCGTCCTGCGGGTGCTGCGCCTGGTTTCGGCGGCGCCGCAGATGCGCTCCATCGTGCGTGCGCTGCTCTCGGCCATCCCCGGGCTCAGTTCCATCTGCCTGCTGCTGATGCTGATTTTTTACGTGGCGGCGGTCATCGCCACCAACCTGTTCGCCGCATCCTTCCCGGAATGGTTCGGCAGTATCGGCGCCTCCATGTACACCCTGTTTCAGGTCATGACCCTGGAGAGCTGGTCCATGGGCATCGTGCGCCCGGTGCTCGAGGTCTATCCCTATGCCTGGGTGTTTTTCATCCCCTTCATCATGACCATGACCTTCACCATGCTCAACCTGTTTATCGCCGTGATCGTCAACGCCATTCAGGTGCAGAGTGAAAGTGCGCAGAAAGAGCAGATCGTGAAGATCGAGGAAATTACCCAGCATTCGGAATCCAGCCTGCACGGCGACATCGCTCGGTTGCGCGGGGAAATCCGTGAGCTGAAAACCCTTCTCGGGCGCGTGCATGCGCTGCCGCTGGGAACGCGCGCGGGGGAAAAGGGTACCGCGCGGGAATGA
- the xseA gene encoding exodeoxyribonuclease VII large subunit: MQQPLPVLSVSRLTALLKETVEDNFVRVLVEGEISNFSRPASGHYYFSLKDARAQMRGVMFRAQNRLLPFIPEDGMQVVCAGRISLYEPRGELQLVVEAMEPKGVGGLQLAFEQLKARLAEEGLFDAARKRPLPTFPRCVGVVTSASGAAIHDILNVLRRRGAGVRLVLRPALVQGASAAADIAAAIDEFNRHGEADVLIVGRGGGSLEDLWAFNEEIVARAVAGSGIPVISAVGHETDVTIADFAADLRAPTPSAAAEMVAKSRLELEGHLDHLCLRLAAQMRARMAFLNERVQGLERRLRSPAQQLKQWRDHEQLLEKRLQRAFDLALRQRRERLAAAAARLDALSPLAVLARGYAIVFRDRDGSAVRRAAQVQIGDEVSIRLAQGRLRAKLTEVEE, from the coding sequence ATGCAGCAGCCACTGCCCGTCCTCAGCGTTTCGCGTCTCACCGCCCTGCTCAAGGAGACGGTGGAGGACAACTTTGTCCGGGTTCTGGTCGAGGGAGAAATCTCCAACTTTTCCCGACCCGCCTCCGGACACTATTATTTTTCCCTCAAGGATGCGCGCGCCCAGATGCGTGGCGTGATGTTTCGCGCCCAGAACCGCCTGCTGCCCTTTATTCCCGAGGACGGCATGCAGGTGGTCTGCGCCGGGCGCATCAGTCTTTACGAGCCGCGCGGGGAGCTGCAACTGGTGGTCGAGGCCATGGAGCCCAAGGGCGTGGGCGGCTTGCAGTTGGCCTTTGAGCAACTCAAGGCGCGCCTGGCCGAGGAAGGTTTGTTCGACGCCGCCCGCAAGCGGCCCCTGCCGACCTTTCCCCGCTGTGTCGGGGTGGTGACTTCGGCCAGTGGCGCGGCTATTCACGATATCCTCAATGTGCTGCGGCGGCGCGGTGCCGGGGTGCGCCTAGTGCTGCGCCCCGCCCTGGTCCAAGGCGCGTCGGCCGCCGCGGATATCGCCGCCGCCATCGACGAGTTCAATCGACACGGCGAGGCCGATGTCCTCATCGTCGGGCGCGGTGGCGGCAGCCTCGAGGATCTCTGGGCCTTTAACGAAGAGATCGTAGCGCGTGCCGTTGCCGGCTCGGGCATTCCGGTGATTTCCGCCGTGGGCCATGAAACGGACGTCACCATCGCCGATTTCGCGGCAGATCTGCGTGCTCCCACCCCCAGCGCGGCCGCGGAGATGGTGGCCAAAAGCCGGCTGGAACTCGAAGGGCATCTCGACCACCTGTGTCTGCGCCTCGCCGCGCAGATGCGCGCACGGATGGCATTTCTCAACGAGCGCGTGCAGGGATTGGAACGCCGCCTGCGCTCCCCCGCGCAGCAGCTCAAGCAGTGGCGCGATCACGAGCAACTCCTGGAAAAGCGCTTGCAGCGCGCCTTTGATCTGGCCCTGCGGCAGCGCCGCGAGCGGCTCGCCGCCGCTGCTGCGCGCCTGGACGCGCTTTCCCCTTTAGCGGTCCTGGCGCGCGGCTACGCCATTGTGTTCCGGGACAGGGACGGCAGCGCCGTGCGCCGTGCTGCCCAGGTGCAAATCGGTGACGAGGTCAGCATCCGTCTCGCACAGGGGCGTCTCAGGGCCAAACTCACGGAGGTTGAAGAATGA
- a CDS encoding M23 family metallopeptidase has product MNRLILAGLLIVVLATGAAAGQWSLRPQVIDNGGAALLVWEGPQPVSGVAHFAEQVFPLAPRSFGAVALLAADLDLPAGTYPVDLSLKMPDGKIRTHLLHLEVRHLDRAVQRLTLPPSQVTPHEPEVLERIERERQRFNQVFAHTSLPVLWQEFVRPVDDPTGSPFGVRRILNDQPRAPHSGVDFRSPRGTSVRAAARGRVVMADDFFFTGKTVVLDHGGGLYSLYAHLEQISCAEGDLLEAGSLLGRVGSTGRSTGPHLHWGVRLQNQRIDPLVLLELLPGRQSDYP; this is encoded by the coding sequence ATGAACAGGCTGATTCTTGCCGGATTGCTGATCGTGGTTTTGGCGACCGGCGCCGCCGCCGGACAATGGAGCCTGCGACCGCAGGTCATCGACAACGGCGGCGCGGCCCTGCTGGTGTGGGAGGGGCCGCAACCGGTATCCGGGGTGGCACATTTTGCCGAGCAGGTCTTTCCCCTGGCGCCGCGCTCATTTGGGGCTGTGGCCCTTTTGGCGGCCGACCTCGATCTGCCCGCCGGCACCTATCCCGTCGATCTGAGCCTGAAGATGCCCGACGGGAAAATCCGGACCCACCTGCTGCACCTCGAAGTGCGTCACCTGGACCGCGCCGTGCAGCGTCTGACCTTGCCACCCAGCCAAGTTACGCCCCATGAACCCGAGGTACTGGAACGCATCGAGCGCGAGCGGCAGCGCTTCAACCAGGTGTTTGCCCACACCAGCCTGCCGGTGCTCTGGCAGGAATTCGTGCGCCCCGTCGATGATCCCACCGGCAGCCCCTTCGGTGTGCGCCGCATTCTCAACGACCAGCCGCGTGCCCCCCATTCCGGCGTTGATTTTCGCAGCCCGCGCGGCACGTCGGTGCGCGCCGCTGCACGCGGCCGGGTGGTGATGGCCGACGATTTCTTTTTTACCGGCAAGACCGTGGTCCTTGACCACGGCGGCGGTCTTTACAGCCTCTACGCCCATCTCGAGCAAATTTCCTGCGCCGAGGGCGATCTGCTCGAAGCTGGAAGCCTGCTCGGCCGCGTCGGCAGTACCGGGCGCAGCACCGGTCCGCACCTGCACTGGGGCGTGCGCCTGCAGAACCAGCGCATCGACCCCCTGGTCCTGCTGGAGCTTTTGCCTGGGAGGCAGTCGGACTATCCATGA
- a CDS encoding tRNA (mnm(5)s(2)U34)-methyltransferase, translating into MTIETSDARASFSRLTQWAHRLVAEVLRPGALVVDLTAGNGHDSQFLWQGVAPNGRVLAFDVQEDALLASRVRLEKAGAPVHVCAKGMLPSATMGVHLIADGHECLSHYVREAPCAIMANLGYLPGGDHRVATATPTTLSALEQSLRILAPAGRLAVTAYPGHAGGVAETAAVAEYLQDLDGEGFEILELRVVNSSRAPCLWVVQKRGG; encoded by the coding sequence ATGACTATTGAGACTTCTGACGCCAGGGCGTCTTTTAGCCGTCTTACCCAGTGGGCGCATCGGTTGGTGGCCGAAGTGCTGAGGCCGGGCGCTCTGGTGGTGGATCTGACCGCGGGCAACGGTCATGACAGCCAGTTTCTCTGGCAAGGGGTGGCACCGAACGGGCGGGTTCTGGCCTTCGACGTCCAGGAAGATGCTCTGCTGGCGAGCCGGGTGCGACTGGAAAAGGCCGGGGCGCCCGTGCATGTCTGCGCCAAAGGTATGCTGCCGAGCGCGACGATGGGCGTGCATTTGATCGCCGACGGTCATGAATGCCTTTCGCACTATGTCCGTGAGGCGCCCTGCGCCATCATGGCCAACCTGGGCTATCTGCCCGGCGGCGATCATCGGGTTGCGACGGCGACGCCGACCACTTTGTCGGCCTTGGAACAAAGCTTGCGAATTCTCGCACCGGCCGGACGCTTGGCCGTTACGGCCTATCCCGGCCATGCGGGGGGTGTCGCTGAAACGGCTGCAGTTGCGGAGTATCTTCAAGACCTGGATGGCGAGGGGTTCGAAATTCTGGAACTGCGCGTGGTAAATAGCTCCAGGGCGCCGTGCCTGTGGGTGGTGCAAAAACGCGGTGGATAA
- a CDS encoding PLDc N-terminal domain-containing protein, which yields MGAEMGGILGLVILILVVYAIFNVVLSTAGPWTKVAWVLALILIPGLGVLVWLVLGPRRTRA from the coding sequence ATGGGAGCAGAAATGGGCGGTATTCTCGGGTTGGTGATCCTGATCCTCGTCGTCTACGCCATTTTCAACGTGGTCCTCAGCACCGCCGGCCCGTGGACCAAGGTCGCCTGGGTGCTGGCCCTGATCCTGATTCCGGGATTGGGTGTGCTGGTGTGGCTGGTTCTGGGACCGCGCCGCACCCGCGCCTGA
- a CDS encoding polyprenyl synthetase family protein: MDLKIYLKDQAALVDAALDRYLPGADTLPEKLHQAMRYSVMAGGKRIRPILVLAACRAVGGREELALPAACALEMIHTYSLIHDDLPAMDDDDFRRGRPTNHKVYGEATAILAGDALLTEAFELLCDRALNREVPAETLLRVSNIIARCAGSTGMVGGQVVDMESEGKDIDFPTVEYIHTRKTGALMLASVQCGALLGGADEQAFAALTRYGSAAGLAFQVADDILNLVSDSQTLGKTAGSDAVRGKATYPALIGLEASRDRARELKDLALDAIAPLGGPAEPLRAIARFIIERSS; the protein is encoded by the coding sequence TTGGATCTCAAAATCTACCTCAAGGACCAGGCCGCCCTGGTCGATGCCGCCCTCGATCGTTATTTACCCGGCGCCGATACCCTGCCGGAAAAACTGCATCAGGCCATGCGCTACTCGGTCATGGCCGGCGGCAAGCGCATTCGTCCCATTCTGGTGCTGGCCGCCTGTCGTGCCGTCGGCGGCCGCGAAGAGCTGGCCCTGCCGGCGGCCTGCGCCCTGGAGATGATCCATACCTATTCGCTCATTCACGACGATCTTCCCGCCATGGATGACGACGACTTCCGGCGCGGGCGTCCCACCAACCACAAGGTCTATGGCGAGGCGACCGCCATTCTCGCCGGCGATGCGCTACTCACTGAAGCCTTCGAGCTGCTCTGCGACCGCGCGCTCAATCGCGAGGTGCCGGCGGAAACCCTGCTGCGGGTGAGCAACATCATCGCCCGTTGCGCCGGCTCGACCGGCATGGTCGGCGGTCAGGTGGTGGATATGGAATCCGAGGGCAAGGACATCGATTTTCCCACGGTGGAATACATTCATACGCGCAAGACCGGAGCGCTGATGCTCGCCTCGGTGCAGTGCGGCGCGCTTCTCGGGGGTGCCGACGAGCAGGCTTTTGCCGCCCTGACCCGCTACGGCAGCGCCGCGGGACTGGCCTTTCAGGTCGCCGACGACATTCTCAACCTGGTCAGTGACAGCCAAACCCTGGGCAAGACCGCCGGCAGCGATGCGGTGCGTGGCAAGGCCACCTATCCGGCCCTCATTGGGCTTGAGGCCAGCCGCGATCGCGCTCGCGAACTTAAGGATCTGGCCCTGGACGCCATCGCGCCCCTGGGGGGACCGGCCGAGCCCCTGCGCGCCATTGCCCGCTTCATCATCGAGCGGTCATCCTGA
- a CDS encoding divergent polysaccharide deacetylase family protein, producing MAKKKRAQKRRKSTKKATPSAREVKVWLAALFLLVFLVGSMALVKLLSDQLAPQPEAVAPQATAPALPRATVVPPPRALPVEEAPLAEPTTPESPAEATPVPQPVVPLPAGEARVAIIVDDLGQDLWSARALLALDLDLTFAVLPDLPYSTRVAQLAYQGGREVIVHVPMEPLDFPAKNPGVDALLTGLSDEEILRRLQGHLAQIPHAVGANNHMGSRFTQNSAGMRVVMAEMARREMFFVDSLTTNGSVVRHAATEFAVPFARRDIFLDNVQDVDKIRQELRRLIQFAQRNGSAIAICHPYRETLEALRLEEQSFARAGVRVVPVSQLLRRG from the coding sequence ATGGCAAAGAAAAAACGCGCGCAAAAGCGGCGCAAATCCACCAAAAAAGCCACCCCCAGCGCACGGGAAGTCAAGGTCTGGCTCGCCGCCCTTTTTCTGTTGGTCTTTCTGGTCGGCAGCATGGCGTTGGTAAAGCTGCTGAGCGACCAACTGGCGCCCCAGCCCGAGGCCGTCGCGCCCCAAGCCACGGCGCCGGCACTTCCTCGGGCGACTGTCGTGCCGCCACCGCGAGCACTTCCCGTCGAGGAGGCGCCGCTCGCTGAGCCAACGACCCCGGAGTCTCCCGCGGAGGCCACTCCCGTGCCGCAACCTGTGGTGCCCCTGCCCGCGGGTGAGGCACGCGTCGCCATCATCGTCGACGACCTCGGCCAGGATCTGTGGTCCGCCCGCGCGTTGCTCGCGCTGGATCTGGACTTGACCTTCGCCGTGCTGCCCGACCTTCCCTACTCGACGCGCGTCGCCCAACTGGCGTATCAGGGCGGCCGTGAGGTCATCGTCCATGTGCCCATGGAGCCCCTGGATTTTCCCGCCAAGAATCCCGGCGTCGACGCGCTGTTGACCGGTCTGTCCGACGAGGAAATCCTGCGGCGCCTGCAAGGCCACCTGGCACAGATTCCCCATGCTGTCGGCGCCAACAACCACATGGGATCGCGCTTTACCCAGAACTCCGCGGGCATGCGGGTGGTGATGGCCGAGATGGCGCGCCGCGAGATGTTTTTCGTCGACAGTCTCACCACCAACGGTTCGGTGGTGCGCCATGCGGCGACGGAATTCGCGGTGCCCTTCGCGCGGCGCGACATCTTTCTCGACAACGTGCAGGACGTGGACAAGATTCGCCAGGAACTGCGGCGGTTGATCCAGTTCGCCCAGCGTAACGGCAGCGCCATCGCCATCTGCCATCCCTATCGGGAAACTCTTGAGGCTCTCAGGCTTGAGGAACAGAGCTTCGCCCGCGCGGGAGTTCGGGTGGTGCCTGTTTCGCAGTTGCTGCGGCGGGGGTAA
- the xseB gene encoding exodeoxyribonuclease VII small subunit → MSKTAFEEALKKLEESVERLESGDLPLEEALSCFESGVRNAQLCRKALQDVESRVELLLKDKDGNLTLKAMPEDE, encoded by the coding sequence ATGAGCAAAACCGCATTTGAAGAAGCCCTGAAAAAACTCGAAGAGTCCGTGGAGCGTCTGGAGAGCGGCGACCTGCCTCTCGAAGAAGCCCTGAGCTGCTTTGAAAGCGGGGTGCGCAACGCCCAGCTATGCCGCAAGGCCCTGCAGGACGTCGAATCCCGCGTCGAACTGCTCCTCAAGGACAAGGACGGCAACCTCACCCTCAAGGCAATGCCGGAAGACGAGTGA